Proteins encoded by one window of Limnothrix sp. FACHB-406:
- a CDS encoding DUF2231 domain-containing protein, producing the protein MLEYLPPLNDHNLPYPDTMHPIVVHFVIAMVLFSVLCDGIAYFTRNPRLYEVSWWNLFFATISIFVAIIFGQIEAGLAEPYNAAEATLNLHTLLGWSLSGIIAAMTAWRYVLRSRDPKTLPNAFLGVGVLMTVIVCFQIYLGDVLVWVYGLHTVPVVEAVREGLL; encoded by the coding sequence ATGTTGGAGTATCTCCCCCCGCTCAACGATCATAATTTGCCTTATCCAGATACGATGCACCCAATCGTGGTGCATTTTGTCATTGCGATGGTGTTATTTTCGGTTTTATGCGATGGCATTGCCTACTTCACGCGCAATCCGCGACTCTATGAAGTGAGCTGGTGGAATTTGTTTTTTGCAACCATTTCTATCTTCGTTGCCATTATTTTTGGGCAAATCGAAGCGGGCTTAGCTGAACCCTACAATGCTGCTGAAGCCACTTTAAATTTGCACACACTTCTGGGTTGGTCGCTGTCGGGAATTATCGCAGCAATGACAGCTTGGCGCTATGTGTTGCGATCACGCGATCCAAAAACCTTGCCCAATGCTTTTTTAGGGGTGGGAGTTTTGATGACCGTAATCGTGTGTTTCCAAATTTATCTGGGTGATGTTTTGGTTTGGGTCTACGGACTTCATACCGTGCCCGTGGTTGAGGCAGTGCGGGAGGGATTGTTGTAA
- a CDS encoding sensor histidine kinase produces the protein MVTNNNAANNATAFNINANAFHDLQNANSLGGKAEGDDKTFDAWLGDWEYAIDRTAIVAITDHKGQIIYANDYFCKLSKYELSELMGQNHRILNSGHHSAEFFTELWQTISRGKIWRGEIKNRAKDGSEYWVYTIIVPIVSQRGKPVRYLSVRTDITDRKRIEEALQASELALRQRNEELQKALADLRAAQAQIVQQEKMSSLGQMVAGVAHEINNPLNFIAANISPAQTYTKELVQLVELYRKSYPQPTPEIAAKIEEIDLDFMESDLLDILNSMKLGTHRICGIVKSLRTFSRLDEAELKLANLHDGLDSALTILGHRLKAHDDRPEIQVLRQYGSLPNVMCYSGNMNQVFMNILVNAVDAIEDYHRQLKRGLMHPRSGSAIPYSIQVSTRLCDQNWVEVQITDSGLGMNSKTMEHIFDPFFTTKPIGKGTGLGLSVSYQIIVDRHQGELICTSEPGEGSTFLIRIPVTPPPGSFTS, from the coding sequence ATGGTTACTAATAATAATGCTGCCAATAATGCTACTGCGTTTAATATCAACGCAAATGCATTTCATGACCTCCAAAATGCCAACAGCCTGGGTGGAAAAGCAGAAGGGGATGATAAAACCTTTGATGCTTGGTTGGGCGATTGGGAATATGCGATCGATCGGACAGCCATCGTGGCCATTACCGATCACAAGGGTCAGATCATTTATGCCAATGACTATTTTTGCAAGCTTTCAAAATATGAACTCTCGGAACTGATGGGGCAGAATCATCGAATTCTGAACTCTGGCCATCACTCTGCGGAATTTTTCACGGAACTGTGGCAAACCATTTCACGGGGGAAAATCTGGCGCGGCGAAATTAAAAATCGCGCCAAGGATGGATCTGAATATTGGGTTTACACCATCATTGTGCCAATTGTGAGTCAGCGAGGAAAACCCGTGCGCTATTTGTCAGTGCGCACGGATATTACCGATCGCAAGCGGATTGAAGAGGCCCTGCAAGCGTCAGAACTGGCCCTGCGGCAACGGAACGAGGAGCTACAAAAAGCCCTGGCGGATTTGAGGGCGGCCCAGGCGCAAATTGTGCAACAGGAAAAAATGTCGAGCCTGGGGCAAATGGTGGCAGGCGTTGCCCACGAAATTAATAACCCCTTGAATTTCATTGCGGCGAATATCAGCCCTGCCCAAACCTACACGAAAGAACTGGTGCAATTGGTGGAGCTATATCGCAAAAGCTATCCCCAGCCAACGCCAGAAATTGCTGCCAAAATTGAAGAAATTGATTTGGATTTCATGGAATCCGACCTCTTGGATATTTTGAATTCCATGAAGTTGGGCACTCACCGGATTTGTGGAATCGTGAAGTCGTTGCGCACGTTTTCACGCTTGGATGAAGCAGAGTTGAAATTGGCAAATCTGCATGATGGCTTAGACAGTGCGCTGACCATTTTGGGGCATCGTTTGAAAGCCCACGACGATCGCCCTGAAATTCAAGTCTTGCGGCAATATGGTTCGCTGCCCAATGTGATGTGCTATTCGGGCAATATGAACCAGGTGTTTATGAATATTTTGGTGAATGCGGTTGATGCGATCGAGGACTATCACCGCCAGCTCAAGCGGGGATTGATGCACCCTCGTTCCGGCAGTGCAATTCCCTACAGTATTCAGGTCAGCACGCGCCTATGTGATCAAAATTGGGTTGAGGTGCAAATCACGGATAGTGGTTTGGGCATGAATTCCAAAACGATGGAGCATATTTTTGATCCCTTTTTCACCACCAAGCCGATCGGGAAAGGCACGGGTTTAGGCCTTTCCGTCAGCTATCAAATCATTGTCGATCGCCATCAGGGCGAACTGATTTGCACCTCTGAACCCGGCGAGGGCAGCACTTTCCTCATTCGCATTCCCGTAACACCGCCCCCAGGCTCATTCACGTCCTAA
- a CDS encoding FAD-dependent oxidoreductase produces MQRLIGLWQRFGQVTLGLGVVVAGATLAAFDRPDAINSQLPPPNDLQPLSVTPGPAKDLANELRITASFGSNGRPVLSPLPQAQEVWQCEVVVVGGSLGGVGAAVHAMQSGARTCVIEVSPWIGGQISTQGVSAIDESADMILAGNLSESWKAFKSRIYRQPVKIPRWADRNQPIKTVREVDSCWVGSLCFPASAGDVAAREALAAAAQLAPGSRWSSATAFKGAAFDATGHNITAIYAVRRTPRADYVPSGRLSQELPAWYSWNSDDTFRKTPIRLEPVPGKRFTVIDATDTGELVAWARVPHRLGSESRRTLGEPNAANWDNPQCTQAFTFPFVVAIANDEGRSLKQLGRLQPTFPKHEHQRTFSLWGFPPFLDRSFFKYRRIVSMRLDNRITGKPSPGDMAMINWGYGNNWNLMNPPLILTGDRLMDTDQYRNWMGGVSTEALHHGEERALIFSEWVLKTLATKEFPLMHLAGPNTPMGTRSGLSLMPYIREGRRILGRSAYRQNAFMIRENDVHRGIENMRDFSATSISMVHYDIDIQGCAYRNWEDPGEATNASADIAHVRPVAVPIEALIPRGVDNLLIGGKAIAVSHIVNGVTRIHYSEWSSGAAAGSIAGWLHRQPKSLIAAEIVPQNRFSLVREHMKAQGLRWWW; encoded by the coding sequence ATGCAGCGACTGATTGGGTTGTGGCAACGGTTTGGACAAGTGACCCTGGGGCTGGGGGTTGTTGTGGCGGGCGCAACCCTGGCCGCGTTCGATCGCCCCGATGCCATCAACTCACAGTTGCCACCGCCGAACGATCTGCAACCCCTCAGCGTCACCCCGGGCCCCGCCAAGGACTTGGCCAACGAACTCCGGATCACGGCTTCCTTTGGCAGCAATGGCCGGCCCGTATTGTCGCCCCTGCCCCAGGCCCAAGAGGTTTGGCAATGCGAAGTGGTAGTGGTGGGCGGATCCTTGGGGGGCGTGGGGGCCGCCGTTCATGCCATGCAGTCGGGCGCACGAACCTGCGTGATTGAGGTGTCGCCCTGGATTGGAGGGCAAATTAGCACCCAAGGCGTGTCGGCGATCGATGAGTCGGCGGACATGATTTTGGCCGGCAACCTCTCGGAAAGCTGGAAAGCCTTTAAATCGCGCATCTATCGCCAACCGGTCAAGATTCCACGCTGGGCCGATCGCAACCAGCCGATCAAAACCGTGCGCGAGGTGGATAGCTGCTGGGTTGGTTCCCTATGCTTTCCAGCCTCGGCCGGCGATGTGGCCGCGCGTGAGGCGTTGGCCGCGGCCGCCCAATTGGCTCCCGGTAGCCGCTGGAGCAGTGCCACGGCCTTCAAGGGCGCAGCTTTTGATGCAACGGGCCACAATATTACGGCGATCTACGCAGTGCGGCGCACACCTCGGGCGGACTATGTGCCCTCGGGGCGCTTGTCTCAGGAACTGCCGGCTTGGTATTCCTGGAACAGTGACGACACGTTTCGGAAAACACCCATTCGCCTAGAACCAGTACCGGGCAAGCGATTCACGGTGATTGATGCCACGGATACCGGTGAGCTGGTGGCCTGGGCCCGTGTGCCGCACCGGTTGGGATCGGAATCGCGCCGCACCTTGGGTGAGCCGAATGCGGCCAATTGGGACAATCCCCAATGCACCCAGGCCTTTACGTTCCCCTTTGTGGTGGCGATCGCCAATGATGAGGGTCGCAGCCTCAAGCAACTGGGCCGACTGCAACCCACTTTCCCCAAGCACGAACACCAACGCACCTTTTCCCTCTGGGGTTTTCCGCCCTTTCTCGATCGCAGCTTTTTCAAATATCGGCGGATCGTGAGTATGCGGCTGGATAACCGAATTACCGGCAAGCCCAGCCCCGGGGACATGGCCATGATCAATTGGGGCTATGGCAATAACTGGAATCTGATGAACCCGCCCTTGATCCTGACGGGCGATCGGCTGATGGATACGGATCAGTACCGAAACTGGATGGGCGGCGTTTCCACGGAAGCCTTGCACCACGGCGAGGAACGGGCGCTTATTTTTTCAGAATGGGTGCTAAAAACCCTGGCCACAAAAGAATTTCCCCTGATGCATTTGGCGGGGCCCAACACGCCGATGGGGACGCGATCGGGCTTGAGCCTGATGCCCTATATCCGCGAGGGGCGACGCATTTTGGGCCGCAGTGCCTATCGCCAAAATGCCTTCATGATTCGGGAAAACGACGTGCATCGGGGCATTGAGAATATGCGCGACTTTTCCGCCACCTCAATCTCCATGGTGCATTACGACATTGATATCCAGGGCTGTGCCTATCGCAACTGGGAAGACCCCGGCGAGGCCACCAACGCCAGCGCGGATATTGCCCATGTGCGGCCGGTGGCTGTCCCGATCGAGGCACTGATTCCTCGGGGCGTGGATAATCTGTTGATTGGTGGCAAGGCGATCGCCGTTTCCCACATTGTGAACGGGGTCACCCGCATTCACTACAGCGAATGGAGTTCGGGGGCCGCTGCTGGTTCGATCGCCGGTTGGTTGCACCGGCAACCCAAGAGTTTAATTGCGGCCGAGATTGTGCCCCAAAATCGGTTTTCCTTGGTGCGTGAACATATGAAAGCCCAAGGATTGCGCTGGTGGTGGTAA
- a CDS encoding DUF2231 domain-containing protein, which translates to MNNDLIEQLQNQLGINGLPYTIPIHPNLVHLTLGLFIVAIAFDIVGVLFPLEKPVFKFLAIPATRSNFFDVGWYNMLAGAIVTFLTVAAGFYEMLLARPPADVKSAWGLQAMETMLWHGVGGVVLLLLIVGMTVWRGFQRFVWLKDRSRQVQWSYLLVGLIIFGLMFVHGTLGAQLAAEFGVHITADRLLDLGENPNLVLKSFNP; encoded by the coding sequence ATGAATAATGATTTGATTGAGCAATTACAAAACCAGTTGGGGATCAATGGATTACCCTACACAATTCCGATTCATCCCAACTTGGTGCACTTGACCTTGGGCTTGTTTATTGTGGCGATCGCCTTTGATATTGTTGGTGTTTTGTTTCCCCTCGAAAAGCCGGTTTTCAAGTTTTTAGCGATTCCTGCCACGCGCTCTAATTTTTTTGATGTGGGCTGGTACAACATGCTGGCCGGGGCGATCGTCACCTTTTTGACGGTGGCTGCGGGCTTTTATGAAATGTTATTGGCTCGGCCACCAGCAGATGTGAAAAGCGCTTGGGGTTTGCAGGCCATGGAAACCATGTTGTGGCATGGCGTGGGTGGCGTTGTCCTGTTGTTATTAATTGTGGGCATGACCGTTTGGCGAGGATTTCAGCGGTTTGTTTGGCTGAAAGATCGATCGCGCCAAGTGCAATGGAGCTATCTTTTAGTGGGGCTAATCATCTTCGGTTTGATGTTTGTCCATGGAACCTTGGGGGCACAACTAGCCGCTGAATTTGGTGTGCACATCACCGCCGATCGCCTGTTGGATTTGGGTGAAAATCCTAACCTCGTTTTGAAATCATTCAATCCATGA
- a CDS encoding Uma2 family endonuclease, protein MIAPPQFLSPDEYLALEAQSDIRHEYLDRQAYAMAGGTDAHTTIALNLASELRSHLRGTGCRVFMSDMKVQINQGTKFFYPDVMVTCDPGDRNQPLYKSAPCLIVEVLSNSTEAFDRGRKFAAYRHLDSLREYVLISAQQPQVDIFRRSAAGQWILESYEGIDAKLVLETVNYQAGFDHLYEDVIFDQIPPELLEI, encoded by the coding sequence ATGATTGCTCCTCCCCAATTCCTTAGCCCTGACGAGTATTTGGCTCTTGAAGCCCAGAGCGATATTCGGCATGAATACCTCGATAGGCAAGCCTATGCCATGGCCGGTGGTACAGATGCGCATACGACGATCGCGCTAAATTTGGCAAGCGAACTGCGATCGCACCTGAGAGGAACTGGTTGCCGTGTCTTTATGTCGGATATGAAGGTGCAGATTAATCAGGGCACGAAGTTTTTTTATCCCGATGTGATGGTGACTTGTGATCCGGGCGATCGCAATCAGCCGCTTTATAAATCAGCCCCTTGTTTGATTGTGGAAGTGTTATCAAATTCCACAGAAGCCTTCGATCGGGGACGCAAGTTTGCCGCCTATCGCCACCTCGACAGCTTGCGAGAATACGTTTTAATTTCTGCTCAACAGCCCCAGGTGGATATTTTTCGGCGCTCCGCAGCGGGCCAATGGATCTTGGAAAGTTACGAAGGCATCGATGCGAAATTGGTTTTGGAAACTGTAAATTATCAAGCTGGGTTCGATCACCTTTATGAAGATGTAATTTTTGACCAGATTCCTCCAGAACTACTTGAAATTTAA
- a CDS encoding glycogen/starch/alpha-glucan phosphorylase has translation MTSTGQPLSNYTESFDIQGNYCPITVHVEDDRTGMAPDTLRRAFADNLYYIQGKNELTATPFDYYMALAYTVRDRLLHRWIASNTTYMQQDVKTVCYLSAEFLLGRQLGKTMLNLGMYEKAKQVVTEAGLDFNHLLELEPEPGLGNGGLGRLAACFLDSLATLEIPAIGYGIRYEFGIFDQRIEDGAQVERPDKWLRFGNPWEIRHPELTVEVGFGGHTEQYVDEHGHGRCRWVPARRILGTPHDVPIAGYNNNTVSTLRLWKASASEEFNFQVFDRGDYTGAVADQILSENISKVLYPNDNTAQGKQLRFEQQYFFVSCSLQDAINRYRRDRRRGLEYLHESIAIQLNDTHPAIAVAELMRLLIDRYDLGWNRAWHVTRQCLAYTNHTLLMEALERWPVNLFERLLPRHLEIIYEINQRFLDEVRLQYPHDEARAGRMSLIQENPERMVRMAHLACVGSHAINGVAALHTDLLQKHVLNDFYTFWPEKFQNKTNGVTPRRWLLLANPRLSKLFTEKIGDDRWVKDLELLQSLEPLANDPEFRHRWAEIKQANKRELADYLLLYNDLEVDPRAIFDIQVKRIHEYKRQLLDILYVISLYQQLKQNPSMDLHPRVFIFAGKAAPGYYLAKLIIRLINGVAEVVNNDTSIARRLQVAFVANYSVSLGQRIYPAADLSEQISTAGKEASGTGNMKFALNGALTIGTLDGANIEIREAVGPDNFFLFGLTEAEVVALKAEGYDPMGYYYGDPEIQGVLNAIAEGQFSRGDRELFRPLLDALLYRDEYMVLADYRAYAEAQSKVDQAYRDREWWTKSSILNSVRMGRFSSDRTIREYCRDIWHVSPVPVSLETYSQSNAGLKVSNNT, from the coding sequence ATGACCTCTACCGGACAACCGCTCTCGAATTACACGGAATCATTTGACATTCAGGGAAACTACTGCCCGATTACCGTTCACGTGGAGGACGATCGCACCGGGATGGCCCCCGACACGTTGCGGCGTGCCTTTGCCGACAACCTGTACTACATCCAAGGCAAAAACGAACTCACCGCCACGCCCTTTGACTACTACATGGCGCTGGCCTACACGGTGCGCGATCGCCTGTTGCACCGCTGGATCGCCAGCAACACCACCTACATGCAACAGGACGTGAAAACGGTCTGTTACCTGTCAGCGGAATTTTTGCTGGGGCGACAGTTGGGCAAGACCATGCTCAACCTGGGGATGTACGAAAAAGCCAAGCAGGTGGTTACGGAAGCTGGCTTAGACTTCAATCACCTGTTGGAATTGGAGCCAGAACCGGGGCTTGGCAACGGTGGTTTGGGGCGGCTTGCGGCTTGCTTTTTGGACTCGCTAGCCACCTTAGAGATTCCGGCGATCGGCTACGGCATCCGCTACGAATTTGGCATCTTTGATCAGCGGATCGAAGATGGGGCCCAGGTGGAGCGGCCCGATAAATGGCTGCGGTTCGGCAATCCCTGGGAAATTCGTCACCCGGAATTGACCGTGGAAGTGGGCTTTGGGGGACACACGGAACAGTACGTGGACGAGCATGGCCATGGTCGCTGTCGCTGGGTTCCGGCCCGACGCATTTTGGGCACGCCCCACGATGTGCCGATCGCGGGGTACAACAACAACACCGTCAGCACCCTGCGCCTGTGGAAAGCCAGCGCCAGTGAAGAGTTTAATTTCCAGGTGTTCGATCGGGGTGACTATACCGGAGCCGTGGCCGACCAAATTTTGTCGGAAAACATCTCCAAGGTGCTTTACCCCAACGACAACACGGCCCAAGGAAAGCAACTGCGCTTTGAGCAGCAATACTTCTTCGTGAGCTGCTCCCTGCAAGACGCAATCAACCGCTACCGGCGCGATCGGCGGCGGGGACTGGAATACCTGCACGAAAGCATCGCCATTCAGCTCAACGACACCCACCCCGCGATCGCCGTGGCCGAACTAATGCGGCTACTGATCGATCGCTACGATTTGGGTTGGAACCGCGCTTGGCACGTCACCCGTCAATGTTTGGCCTACACCAATCACACCCTGTTGATGGAAGCCCTAGAACGTTGGCCCGTCAACCTGTTCGAGCGGCTCTTGCCCCGCCACTTGGAAATCATCTACGAAATCAACCAGCGCTTCTTGGACGAAGTGCGGCTGCAATATCCCCACGACGAAGCCCGCGCCGGTCGGATGTCGTTGATTCAAGAAAATCCAGAGCGGATGGTGCGGATGGCCCATCTGGCCTGCGTTGGCAGCCATGCGATCAATGGGGTTGCGGCCTTGCACACGGACTTGCTGCAAAAGCACGTCCTCAACGACTTCTACACCTTCTGGCCCGAAAAGTTCCAGAACAAAACCAATGGCGTAACGCCCCGCCGTTGGCTGCTGTTGGCTAATCCTCGACTGTCCAAGCTGTTTACGGAAAAAATTGGGGACGATCGCTGGGTCAAGGATCTGGAGTTGTTGCAATCTCTGGAGCCGTTGGCGAATGATCCCGAATTCCGACACCGCTGGGCCGAAATCAAACAGGCCAACAAGCGGGAACTGGCGGACTATCTGTTGCTGTACAACGATTTGGAAGTGGATCCCCGAGCCATTTTCGATATCCAAGTGAAGCGAATTCACGAATACAAGCGGCAACTGCTGGACATTTTGTACGTGATTTCGCTCTACCAACAGCTCAAGCAAAATCCCAGCATGGATTTGCATCCTCGGGTGTTTATCTTTGCGGGCAAGGCGGCTCCTGGCTATTACTTGGCCAAGCTGATCATCCGATTGATCAACGGTGTGGCGGAGGTGGTGAACAACGACACCTCGATCGCCCGGCGGTTGCAGGTGGCCTTTGTGGCCAACTATTCCGTATCCTTGGGCCAGCGCATCTATCCGGCGGCGGATTTGTCGGAGCAAATTTCCACGGCGGGTAAGGAAGCATCTGGTACGGGAAATATGAAGTTTGCGCTCAACGGGGCCCTGACGATCGGGACGTTGGATGGGGCAAACATCGAAATTCGCGAAGCCGTGGGGCCCGACAACTTCTTCCTGTTTGGACTCACGGAGGCGGAAGTGGTGGCCCTCAAGGCCGAAGGCTACGATCCCATGGGCTACTACTACGGTGATCCGGAAATTCAAGGGGTCTTGAATGCGATCGCTGAGGGACAATTCAGCCGGGGCGATCGGGAGCTGTTCCGCCCCCTGCTCGATGCCCTGCTCTATCGGGATGAGTACATGGTCTTGGCGGACTACCGTGCCTATGCTGAAGCCCAAAGCAAGGTCGATCAGGCCTATCGCGATCGGGAATGGTGGACAAAATCCTCAATTCTCAATTCCGTGCGGATGGGTCGCTTCTCCAGCGATCGCACCATTCGGGAATATTGCCGCGATATTTGGCATGTGTCGCCCGTGCCCGTGTCCCTGGAGACTTATTCCCAATCCAATGCCGGTCTGAAAGTCAGCAACAATACCTAG
- a CDS encoding DUF2079 domain-containing protein, with protein MRSPIWTSIASSIAVWFRSIPRSLWWSVGIWAIMLLVCSVVRHELLQSTAFDLAIYDQVAYLMGRGETPFSTVSDMHHMGNHAAYSFFGVGLLYAIFPSIYWLFLVQAIGLAAGAMPAWALAKQAGLNPGQSLAIAWAYLLYPVVFNVNLFDFHPEVMGIAGLLGAIWLGRANRPIALALVLVWVMGCKAVLSITVAAMGAWLLLLDRKRWPGLVALAMGVGWFLVVNQAVIPAFNHGLSHDAIGRYAYLGSSVSEAALNLFLKPQLVLGKLFSGDTLIYLLLILGPLLPWFGGGRLRAWAAAAPAIGLNALSTVAEQRDLVHQYSLPILPFLLVAAIDSLARGRWDWLDRLGSMGDRLRSWIASGRAIWVWSLIGFLALAKFGYFGSIYLAELDTWADSHAAITLIQTQERSIPASQRGGILTTADLGPHLSHRTMLRQTIATAPPPNWGEYDWVLLNLKHPGWGSTHEFAQSLDRELRSNPAYKIAFDRGGIVLFQR; from the coding sequence ATGCGATCGCCCATCTGGACATCTATTGCAAGTTCGATTGCAGTCTGGTTTCGATCGATCCCCCGATCGCTCTGGTGGTCGGTGGGCATTTGGGCGATCATGCTGTTGGTTTGCAGTGTGGTGCGCCATGAACTGCTGCAATCAACGGCCTTTGATTTGGCAATTTATGACCAAGTGGCCTACCTGATGGGGCGCGGCGAAACGCCGTTTTCCACCGTGTCGGACATGCATCACATGGGTAACCACGCGGCCTACAGCTTCTTTGGGGTGGGGCTGCTCTACGCCATTTTTCCGAGCATTTACTGGCTGTTTTTGGTGCAGGCGATCGGGCTGGCGGCGGGGGCGATGCCGGCCTGGGCGCTAGCGAAACAGGCGGGGCTGAATCCGGGCCAATCCCTGGCGATCGCCTGGGCCTATTTGCTCTATCCCGTGGTGTTCAATGTCAATTTGTTTGACTTCCACCCGGAGGTGATGGGGATCGCGGGGTTGCTGGGGGCGATTTGGCTGGGGCGAGCCAACCGGCCGATCGCCCTGGCGCTGGTGCTGGTCTGGGTGATGGGCTGCAAGGCGGTGCTGTCGATTACGGTGGCGGCCATGGGCGCTTGGTTGTTGTTGCTCGATCGCAAACGGTGGCCCGGGCTGGTGGCGCTGGCGATGGGGGTCGGTTGGTTTTTGGTGGTGAACCAGGCCGTGATCCCCGCCTTTAATCATGGACTGAGCCACGATGCGATCGGGCGCTATGCCTACTTGGGTTCCAGCGTGTCCGAGGCGGCGCTGAATCTGTTCCTGAAGCCACAACTGGTGCTGGGGAAGCTGTTCTCGGGGGACACGCTGATCTATTTACTGCTGATCTTGGGGCCGTTGCTGCCTTGGTTCGGGGGCGGCCGGCTGCGGGCCTGGGCGGCGGCGGCTCCGGCGATCGGGTTGAATGCCCTGTCCACGGTGGCCGAGCAGCGGGATTTGGTGCATCAATATTCCCTGCCGATTTTGCCGTTTTTGCTGGTGGCGGCGATCGATAGCTTGGCGCGGGGTCGCTGGGATTGGCTTGATCGCCTGGGATCAATGGGCGATCGGCTCCGTAGTTGGATCGCCAGCGGACGGGCCATTTGGGTTTGGTCACTGATTGGCTTTTTAGCCCTGGCCAAATTCGGCTATTTTGGCTCCATTTATTTGGCGGAACTGGACACTTGGGCGGACAGTCACGCGGCGATCACCTTGATCCAAACCCAGGAGCGATCGATCCCCGCTAGCCAACGGGGCGGCATCCTCACCACCGCTGATTTGGGGCCACACCTCAGCCACCGCACTATGCTGCGCCAAACGATCGCCACCGCGCCGCCGCCCAACTGGGGCGAATACGATTGGGTGTTGCTGAACCTGAAACATCCGGGCTGGGGCAGCACCCATGAGTTTGCTCAATCATTGGATCGGGAATTGCGATCGAATCCGGCCTACAAAATCGCCTTCGATCGCGGTGGGATCGTCCTCTTTCAGCGCTAG
- a CDS encoding DUF262 domain-containing protein: MSNFRHVQKTVFTVGDFYGWGRDGSLILSPNFQRRSVWNPSEKSFLIDTVVRNLPIPVILIRTRTNIKNLKVEREVVDGQQRLRAVLSFVDPSLPMLDSKKDSFLVKKIHNDQIAGKPFSDLPNSIKQSILDYQFSVDILPSDTEDSEVLRIFARMNSTGVSLNSQELRNAQYHGAFKQSVYQLAYEQLNRWRKWGLFSESEIARMREVEEVSDILQSIILGKITRKDQKSLDQTYEDYDEIFPNQDLFENRFRLMMDEIDDEFGDLIKHTFICKTASWFYPFFLFCYDTKFGLESQLSTSKSRTSLSGLRDHLEQANVIYDNKQYSAEVAKSLRGATTTADSRRVRFEFLKENLK; this comes from the coding sequence ATGTCCAATTTTCGTCACGTACAGAAAACAGTATTTACGGTTGGAGACTTCTATGGCTGGGGGCGCGATGGAAGCTTAATTCTAAGTCCCAATTTTCAGAGACGCTCTGTCTGGAACCCTAGTGAGAAGTCCTTTCTCATTGACACAGTTGTTCGGAATTTACCTATTCCAGTGATTCTGATCAGAACAAGAACTAATATCAAAAATCTCAAAGTAGAGCGCGAAGTTGTAGATGGTCAACAGCGCTTACGAGCAGTTTTGTCTTTTGTAGATCCATCACTCCCCATGCTGGACTCAAAAAAAGATAGTTTTCTGGTCAAGAAAATACATAATGATCAGATTGCCGGGAAGCCTTTTTCTGATCTTCCTAATTCAATTAAGCAATCTATCCTTGATTATCAATTTAGCGTTGACATTTTACCCAGTGATACAGAGGATAGCGAGGTTTTAAGAATCTTTGCAAGAATGAACTCGACAGGCGTTTCGCTAAATTCTCAGGAGCTAAGAAATGCTCAGTATCATGGTGCTTTCAAACAATCCGTCTATCAATTAGCATATGAGCAGCTCAATCGATGGAGAAAATGGGGACTATTTTCAGAGTCTGAAATTGCTCGAATGAGAGAAGTTGAAGAAGTTAGTGATATTTTGCAGAGTATTATCTTGGGAAAAATTACTCGAAAGGATCAAAAATCACTCGATCAAACTTACGAAGATTATGATGAAATCTTCCCAAACCAAGACTTGTTTGAAAATCGTTTTCGCTTGATGATGGATGAAATTGATGATGAATTTGGGGATCTCATTAAGCACACATTCATATGCAAGACTGCCTCTTGGTTCTACCCATTTTTTCTGTTTTGCTATGACACTAAATTTGGTCTAGAAAGCCAACTGTCAACCTCTAAGTCACGAACTTCTCTTTCTGGTCTGCGGGATCACCTAGAACAAGCAAACGTCATCTATGACAATAAACAATACTCGGCTGAAGTCGCAAAGAGCTTGCGTGGTGCTACTACGACTGCTGACAGTCGAAGAGTTCGATTTGAGTTTTTGAAAGAAAATTTAAAATAG